In Anser cygnoides isolate HZ-2024a breed goose chromosome 14, Taihu_goose_T2T_genome, whole genome shotgun sequence, one genomic interval encodes:
- the ARAP3 gene encoding arf-GAP with Rho-GAP domain, ANK repeat and PH domain-containing protein 3 isoform X2: MSSPCGPDSDIADWLATIHLERYRDVFKQHGIHVARDALALDGDHLQQLGITATGHRKRILNLAQQTRLRAQPRAGGPHPRAPAMGEDAMKAEPGAATDAFGMQQRGAMPSHASSQEKDPAPPLVKPIPKPRTVFYRPKSEPGSAPTPPARATAPAQSPDGAPTAFVVLEGFVPGESSTDMESPGTAAAMGTGTSRLEARLPAAPDHGQALDMSEKPFPGVPSVPPRLSHRVAVAEPSPASTPEGRPSLPGTGQGRLEMVSNVIYEGLKPPPAPAEDSGGENGPQGQDLGHDLSPQELTQPAEKPDPSWPTGGFPPVPQRPTGKPEVGEPPISPYSETTFGHTVPAREQKGMGVPSGQSYEAVAELELEREARRTSSECSSEGRSEDEETRTRLIERIAQNDTEGYSTVEAPRAEGTPFSLPPHLYPDEVLDDLTISPYASYTSLSEPRPTMLSGWLDKLSPQGNYVFQRRYVRFDGKNLMYFSSEKEPYPKGVIPLSVIEMVRASKDNKFQVVTSHRIFVFRAENEAQRNEWCSTLQKKVADQRLGGSRPRPPNTAHCQKSGTLELKGQKSKVFAALSLPEMWLYKSEQFFKMGIGICVIEMRGSTIREAKNRSFELITPSKIFSFVAESERDKREWMEALQEAIAEMLYDYEVAEKIWSNKANKYCADCQAQNPDWASINLCVVICKQCAGQHRSLGSNISKVQSLKLDTSVWSNEIVQLFIVLGNDRANRFWAARLPTAEALHPDASAEQRRDFIARKYRDGRYRLPHPHYATQEEVLQALCAAVAAPGLLKTVLQFFSSSEAGLAADPAAYEMAPGADLWWDLESKRHRNHSGEPGPEGVYNEITQPVTHSGYLHRATAPPRLPGTKKSREDFQRVWCSLEKSLLFFETEKCIEPLGHIESGELLSLGVSRAQAPTNPGATERFRFTLELFLTGEKVQHLGADSPETLQAWASTIGKWFTPVSCHCLLGYEFQRAGQLRYKCMLNPERWQQAFFILQKAHLFICPAEEDGAEDSINLRRLQELSLVPPADTLEKREMLLLVEMGRTFYLQGLSRADTAAWYADIQAAAGGRGNALRDQQLSRGDIPIIVDSCIAFITQYGLRHEGIYRKNGAKSRIKVLMEEFRRDARNVKLRISDNFIEDVTDVLKRFFRELEDPVFTLELHPQWKEAAKISSKPQRLERYKELIHRLPRLNRKTLAALIGHLYRVQKCADLNQMTTKNLSLLFAPSLFQTDGKGEHEVKVMEDLIDNYVSIFDIDEDQVSQMELENSLITTWKDTQLSQAGDLIIEVYLEQKLPDCCVTLKVSPTMTAEELTNHVLEMRNVATSLDIWLTFEVLENGELERPLHPKEKVLEQALQWCKLPEPSAAYLLVRKVPISEASCLFTGAKRETPKCGLLKCREEPPKLLGSKFQERYFVIRDRQLLLLKEKRSAKPEREWPLDAAKVYMGIKKKLKPPAQWGFTLSLDKQQLYLVCSGQAELWDWTTSILKAQHDDLRPVIMRRRSSSDLAKQKFGTMPLVPLHGDSTDATMLSANQTLLRLHTRRTLSMFFPMKVHQDSLEEEQQENEVDAEPVYEEVGNFPELAALELERGLLADPSAVPPVDRSKKPTPGPEHPPAPALRSSLPASPAQRLPGLPVTKALSLEWGLNLECDAAPSCGPRATHTASLERNVEPSAAPAGDQEPVATPGSSPSSETSVGVPRKRSMQLSSSINEKLIQELSSIILRKNEGQPPATGPGQPVT; this comes from the exons ATGAGCTCACCGTGCGGTCCTGACTCGGACATCGCAGACTGGCTGGCTACCATCCACCTGGAGAGGTACCGGGACGTTTTCAAGCAGCATGGGATCCATGTGGCCCGAGATGCCCTCGCGCTGGACGGTGATCACCTGCAGCAGCTCGGCATCACTGCCACCGGGCACCGCAAGAGGATCCTGAACCTGGCGCAGCAGACACGGCTGCGGGCGCAGCCCCGGGCAGGAGGCCCCCATCCCCGAGCCCCCGCAATGGGTGAGGATGCCATgaaagcagagccaggagcagccACCGATGCTTTTGGGATGCAGCAACGCGGCGCAATGCCCAGCCACGCATCATCCCAAGAGAAGGACCCAGCCCCTCCCCTGGTGAAGCCCATCCCCAAGCCCAGGACTGTTTTCTATCGTCCCAAGTCGGAGCCAGGCTCGGCACCCACACCACCGGCACGCGCCACGGCACCGGCACAAAGCCCcgatggggcacccacagccttCGTGGTGCTGGAGGGCTTCGTGCCGGGGGAGAGCTCCACGGACATGGAGAGCCCAGGGACAGCTGCAGCCATGGGCACGGGGACATCCCGGCTGGAGGCacggctccccgcagccccagaTCACGGACAAGCCCTGGATATGTCAGAGAAACCCTTCCCGGGGGTCCCATCCGTCCCGCCACGGCTCAGCCACAGGGTCGCAGTGGCCGAGCCCAGCCCTGCGAGCACACCAGAGGGACGCCCCTCGCTgccgggcacggggcagggcaggctggagaTGGTGTCCAATGTCATCTATGAGGGGCTCAAGCCGCCACCAGCACCCGCGGAGGACTCGGGAGGGGAGAATGGTCCCCAGGGCCAGGATCTTGGTCACGATCTGTCCCCGCAGGAGCTGACCCAGCCGGCCGAGAAGCCTGA tcCCAGCTGGCCCACAGGGGGGTTCCCCCCTGTCCCGCAGAGACCCACCGGCAAGCCAG AGGTCGGTGAGCCGCCCATCAGCCCCTACAGCGAAACCACCTTTGGGCACACGGTCCCAGCGCGGGAGCAGAAG GGCATGGGCGTCCCCTCGGGGCAGAGCTACGAGGCGGTggctgagctggagctggagcgagAAGCCCGCAG GACGAGCAGCGAGTGCAGCAGCGAGGGGAGGAGTGAGGATGAGGAGACGCGCACCAGGCTTATCGAACGCATCGCCCAGAACGACACGGAGGGGTACTCCACCGTGGAGGCTCCGCGGGCTGAGGGCACCCCGTTCAGCCTGCCTCCCCATCTCTACCCTGACGAGGTGCTGGACGACCTGACCATCTCCCCCTATGCGAGCTACACCTCGCTCTCCGAGCCCCGGCCCACCATGCTCAGCGGCTGGCTGGACAAGCTGTCCCCACAAGG GAACTATGTCTTCCAGAGGCGCTACGTCCGCTTCGATGGGAAGAACCTGATGTACTTCAGCAGTGAGAAG GAACCCTACCCCAAGGGTGTGATCCCGCTGTCCGTCATCGAGATGGTTCGCGCCAGCAAGGACAACAAGTTCCAGGTGGTCACCAGCCACCGGATCTTCGTCTTCCGTGCCGAGAACGAGG CCCAGAGGAACGAGTGGTGCTCCACGCTGCAGAAGAAGGTGGCTGACCAGCGCCTGGGGGGCTCCCGGCCACGGCCCCCCAACACAGCGCACTGCCAGAAGTCGGGGACCCTGGAGCTGAAGGGCCAGAAGTCCAAGGTGTTCGCAGCCCTCAGCCTGCCAGAGATGTGGCTGTACAAGAGCGAGCAG ttcttcaagatGGGCATTGGCATCTGCGTGATCGAGATGCGTGGCTCCACCATCCGTGAGGCCAAGAACCGCAGCTTCGAGCTCATCACCCCCTCCAAGATATTCAG CTTTGTGGCAGAATCGGAGCGGGATAAGCGGGAGTGGATGGAGGCCCTGCAGGAGGCCATAGCCGAGATGCTCTATGACTACGAGGTGGCAGAAAAGATCTGGTCCAACAAAGCCAACAAGTACTGCGCAGACTGCCAGGCTCAGAACCCCGACTGGGCGTCCATCAACCTCTGCGTGGTCATCTGCAAGCAGTGCGCAG GACAGCACCGCAGCCTGGGCTCCAACATCTCCAAGGTGCAAAGCCTGAAGCTCGACACCAGCGTCTGGTCCAATGAAATCGTGCAG CTCTTCATCGTGCTGGGCAATGACCGAGCCAACCGATTTTGGGCTGCCCGCCTCCCCACCGCCGAGGCTCTCCACCCAGACGCCAGCGCTGAGCAGAGACGGGACTTCATCGCCCGCAAGTACCGGGACGGGCGGTACCGCCTGCCCCATCCCCATTACGCCACCCAGGAGGAAGTGCTCCAG GCGCTGTGTGCTGCGGTGGCAGCACCAGGCTTGCTCAAGACCGTCCTGCAGTTCTTCTCCTCTTCagaggctgggctggctgctgaCCCTGCAGCCTACGAGATGGCCCCAGGGGCTGACCTATGGTGGGATCTGGAGAGCAAAAGGCACAGGAATCATTCAG GGGAACCAGGTCCGGAGGGCGTCTACAACGAAATCACACAGCCGGTGACACACAGCGGGTACCTGCACCGGGCCACAGCTCCCCCCCGGCTCCCGGGCACCAAGAAGAGCAGAGAGG ACTTCCAGCGCGTCTGGTGCTCACTGGAGAAATCTCTGCTCTTCTTCGAGACGGAGAAATGCATCGAGCCCCTGGGCCACATCGAGAGTGGGGAGCTTCTCTCCCTGGgcgtgagcagagcccaggcacCCACAAACCCTGGCGCTACTGAGAG GTTTCGCTTCACCCTCGAGCTCTTCCTCACTGGGGAAAAAGTGCAGCACCTGGGGGCCGACAGTCCTGAGACACTGCAGGCATGGGCAAGCACCATTGGCAAG TGGTTCACTCCCGTGAGCTGTCACTGCCTGCTGGGCTACGAATTCCAGCGAGCGGGCCAACTGCGCTACAAGTGCATGCTCAACCCCGAGCGCTGGCAGCAAGCCTTCTTCATCCTGCAGAAAGCCCACCTCTTCATCTGCCCCGCCGAGGAGGACGGGGCCGAGGACAGCATCAACCTGcggcggctgcaggagctca GTCTGGTGCCCCCCGCAGATACGCTGGAGAagagggagatgctgctgctggtggagatGGGGAG GACGTTTTACCTGCAGGGCTTGTCGCGGGCGGACACGGCGGCGTGGTATGCTGACATCCAGGCagcggcggggggccggggcaaTGCGCTGCGGGACCAGCAGCTGAGCCGCGGGGACATCCCCATCATCGTGGACAGCTGCATCGCCTTCATCACGCAGTACG GGCTGCGCCACGAGGGGATTTACCGCAAGAACGGAGCCAAGTCCCGCATCAAGGTACTGATGGAGGAGTTCCGGCGGGACGCCCGCAACGTCAAACTGCGCATCAGCGACAACTTCATCGAGGACGTCACTGACGTGCTGAAGAGGTTCTTCCGTGAACTGGAGGACCCCGTCTTCACCCTGGAGCTGCACCCGCAGTGGAAGGAGGCTGCGA AGATCTCCTCCAAGCCGCAGCGCCTGGAGCGGTACAAGGAGCTCATCCATCGCCTGCCTCGACTGAACCGCAAGACCCTGGCCGCGCTGATCGGGCACCTCTACAG GGTGCAGAAATGCGCAGACCTCAACCAGATGACCACCAAGAACCTGTCGCTGCTCTTCGCACCCAGCCTCTTCCAGACCGATGGCAAAGGCGAGCACGAGGTGAAGGTGATGGAAGACCTCATTGACAACTACGTCAGCATCTTCGAT ATTGACGAGGACCAGGTGTCCCAGATGGAGCTGGAGAACAGTCTGATCACCACCTGGAAGGACACCCAG CTCTCACAGGCTGGGGACCTCATCATCGAGGTGTACCTGGAGCAGAAGCTGCCCGACTGCTGTGTCACCCTGAAG GTGTCCCCCACGATGACAGCGGAGGAGCTCACCAACCACGTGCTGGAGATGCGCAACGTGGCGACCAGCCTGGACATCTGGCTGACCTTCGAGGTCCTGGAGAATGGGGAGCTGG AGCGGCCCCTACACCCCAAGGagaaggtgctggagcaggcaTTGCAGTGGTGCAAGCTCCCAGAGCCCAGCGCCGCGTACCTGCTGGTGAGGAAGGTCCCCATCAGCGAGGCCAGCTGCCTCTTCACAG GTGCCAAGCGTGAGACCCCCAAGTGTGGGCTGCTGAAATGCCGCGAGGAGCCCCCCAAGCTGCTGGGGAGCAAGTTCCAGGAGCGCTACTTCGTCATCCGGGaccggcagctgctgctgctcaaggAGAAGAGG AGTGCCAAGCCGGAGCGTGAGTGGCCGCTGGACGCAGCCAAGGTTTACATGGGCATTAAGAAGAAGCTGAAGCCACCAGCGCA gtGGGGCTTCACACTGAGCCTggacaagcagcagct GTACCTGGTGTGCTCGGGGCAGGCTGAGCTGTGGGACTGGACCACCAGCATCCTTAAGGCTCAg CACGACGACCTGCGCCCCGTCATCATGCGCCGGCGCTCCTCCTCCGACCTCGCCAAGCAGAAATTCGGCACCATGCCCCTGGTGCCCCTGCACGGGGACAGCACCGACGCCACCATGCTCTCTGCCAACCAGACCCTG CTCCGCCTGCACACACGAAGGACTTTGTCCATGTTTTTT cccatgAAGGTGCACCAGGACTCcctggaggaggagcagcaggagaacGAGGTGGACGCCGAGCCCGTCTACGAGGAAGTGGGCAACTTCCCTGAGCTGGCGgcgctggagctggagcgggggctgctggcggACCCCTCGGCTGTGCCCCCTGTGGACAGGTCCAAGAAGCCGACCCCGGGCCCCGagcaccccccggccccggcatTACGCTCCTCGCTGCCCGCCAGCCCCGCGCAGAGGCTGCCGGGCCTACCCGTCACCAAAGCGCTGTCCCTCGAGTGGGGCCTGAACCTGGAGTGTGACGCGGCCCCGTCCTGCGGGCCCAGAGCCACCCACACGGCCTCTCTGGAGAGGAACGTGGAGCCCTCTGCGGCACCGGCTGGGGACCAGGAGCCGGTGGCCACgccagggagcagccccagctccgaGACCTCTGTGGGCGTCCCCAGGAAGAGGAGCATGCAGCTCTCCTCGTCCATCAACGAGAAGCTCATCCAGGAGCTCAGCAGCATCATCCTCAGGAAGAATGAGGGCCAGCCGCCAGCGACGGGGCCGGGCCAGCCGGTGACATGA
- the ARAP3 gene encoding arf-GAP with Rho-GAP domain, ANK repeat and PH domain-containing protein 3 isoform X3, with protein MSSPCGPDSDIADWLATIHLERYRDVFKQHGIHVARDALALDGDHLQQLGITATGHRKRILNLAQQTRLRAQPRAGGPHPRAPAMGEDAMKAEPGAATDAFGMQQRGAMPSHASSQEKDPAPPLVKPIPKPRTVFYRPKSEPGSAPTPPARATAPAQSPDGAPTAFVVLEGFVPGESSTDMESPGTAAAMGTGTSRLEARLPAAPDHGQALDMSEKPFPGVPSVPPRLSHRVAVAEPSPASTPEGRPSLPGTGQGRLEMVSNVIYEGLKPPPAPAEDSGGENGPQGQDLGHDLSPQELTQPAEKPDSPSWPTGGFPPVPQRPTGKPEVGEPPISPYSETTFGHTVPAREQKGMGVPSGQSYEAVAELELEREARRTSSECSSEGRSEDEETRTRLIERIAQNDTEGYSTVEAPRAEGTPFSLPPHLYPDEVLDDLTISPYASYTSLSEPRPTMLSGWLDKLSPQGNYVFQRRYVRFDGKNLMYFSSEKEPYPKGVIPLSVIEMVRASKDNKFQVVTSHRIFVFRAENEAQRNEWCSTLQKKVADQRLGGSRPRPPNTAHCQKSGTLELKGQKSKVFAALSLPEMWLYKSEQFFKMGIGICVIEMRGSTIREAKNRSFELITPSKIFSFVAESERDKREWMEALQEAIAEMLYDYEVAEKIWSNKANKYCADCQAQNPDWASINLCVVICKQCAGQHRSLGSNISKVQSLKLDTSVWSNEIVQLFIVLGNDRANRFWAARLPTAEALHPDASAEQRRDFIARKYRDGRYRLPHPHYATQEEVLQALCAAVAAPGLLKTVLQFFSSSEAGLAADPAAYEMAPGADLWWDLESKRHRNHSGEPGPEGVYNEITQPVTHSGYLHRATAPPRLPGTKKSREDFQRVWCSLEKSLLFFETEKCIEPLGHIESGELLSLGVSRAQAPTNPGATERFRFTLELFLTGEKVQHLGADSPETLQAWASTIGKWFTPVSCHCLLGYEFQRAGQLRYKCMLNPERWQQAFFILQKAHLFICPAEEDGAEDSINLRRLQELSLVPPADTLEKREMLLLVEMGRTFYLQGLSRADTAAWYADIQAAAGGRGNALRDQQLSRGDIPIIVDSCIAFITQYGLRHEGIYRKNGAKSRIKVLMEEFRRDARNVKLRISDNFIEDVTDVLKRFFRELEDPVFTLELHPQWKEAAKISSKPQRLERYKELIHRLPRLNRKTLAALIGHLYRVQKCADLNQMTTKNLSLLFAPSLFQTDGKGEHEVKVMEDLIDNYVSIFDIDEDQVSQMELENSLITTWKDTQLSQAGDLIIEVYLEQKLPDCCVTLKVSPTMTAEELTNHVLEMRNVATSLDIWLTFEVLENGELERPLHPKEKVLEQALQWCKLPEPSAAYLLVRKVPISEASCLFTGAKRETPKCGLLKCREEPPKLLGSKFQERYFVIRDRQLLLLKEKRSAKPEREWPLDAAKVYMGIKKKLKPPAQWGFTLSLDKQQLYLVCSGQAELWDWTTSILKAQHDDLRPVIMRRRSSSDLAKQKFGTMPLVPLHGDSTDATMLSANQTLPMKVHQDSLEEEQQENEVDAEPVYEEVGNFPELAALELERGLLADPSAVPPVDRSKKPTPGPEHPPAPALRSSLPASPAQRLPGLPVTKALSLEWGLNLECDAAPSCGPRATHTASLERNVEPSAAPAGDQEPVATPGSSPSSETSVGVPRKRSMQLSSSINEKLIQELSSIILRKNEGQPPATGPGQPVT; from the exons ATGAGCTCACCGTGCGGTCCTGACTCGGACATCGCAGACTGGCTGGCTACCATCCACCTGGAGAGGTACCGGGACGTTTTCAAGCAGCATGGGATCCATGTGGCCCGAGATGCCCTCGCGCTGGACGGTGATCACCTGCAGCAGCTCGGCATCACTGCCACCGGGCACCGCAAGAGGATCCTGAACCTGGCGCAGCAGACACGGCTGCGGGCGCAGCCCCGGGCAGGAGGCCCCCATCCCCGAGCCCCCGCAATGGGTGAGGATGCCATgaaagcagagccaggagcagccACCGATGCTTTTGGGATGCAGCAACGCGGCGCAATGCCCAGCCACGCATCATCCCAAGAGAAGGACCCAGCCCCTCCCCTGGTGAAGCCCATCCCCAAGCCCAGGACTGTTTTCTATCGTCCCAAGTCGGAGCCAGGCTCGGCACCCACACCACCGGCACGCGCCACGGCACCGGCACAAAGCCCcgatggggcacccacagccttCGTGGTGCTGGAGGGCTTCGTGCCGGGGGAGAGCTCCACGGACATGGAGAGCCCAGGGACAGCTGCAGCCATGGGCACGGGGACATCCCGGCTGGAGGCacggctccccgcagccccagaTCACGGACAAGCCCTGGATATGTCAGAGAAACCCTTCCCGGGGGTCCCATCCGTCCCGCCACGGCTCAGCCACAGGGTCGCAGTGGCCGAGCCCAGCCCTGCGAGCACACCAGAGGGACGCCCCTCGCTgccgggcacggggcagggcaggctggagaTGGTGTCCAATGTCATCTATGAGGGGCTCAAGCCGCCACCAGCACCCGCGGAGGACTCGGGAGGGGAGAATGGTCCCCAGGGCCAGGATCTTGGTCACGATCTGTCCCCGCAGGAGCTGACCCAGCCGGCCGAGAAGCCTGA cagtcCCAGCTGGCCCACAGGGGGGTTCCCCCCTGTCCCGCAGAGACCCACCGGCAAGCCAG AGGTCGGTGAGCCGCCCATCAGCCCCTACAGCGAAACCACCTTTGGGCACACGGTCCCAGCGCGGGAGCAGAAG GGCATGGGCGTCCCCTCGGGGCAGAGCTACGAGGCGGTggctgagctggagctggagcgagAAGCCCGCAG GACGAGCAGCGAGTGCAGCAGCGAGGGGAGGAGTGAGGATGAGGAGACGCGCACCAGGCTTATCGAACGCATCGCCCAGAACGACACGGAGGGGTACTCCACCGTGGAGGCTCCGCGGGCTGAGGGCACCCCGTTCAGCCTGCCTCCCCATCTCTACCCTGACGAGGTGCTGGACGACCTGACCATCTCCCCCTATGCGAGCTACACCTCGCTCTCCGAGCCCCGGCCCACCATGCTCAGCGGCTGGCTGGACAAGCTGTCCCCACAAGG GAACTATGTCTTCCAGAGGCGCTACGTCCGCTTCGATGGGAAGAACCTGATGTACTTCAGCAGTGAGAAG GAACCCTACCCCAAGGGTGTGATCCCGCTGTCCGTCATCGAGATGGTTCGCGCCAGCAAGGACAACAAGTTCCAGGTGGTCACCAGCCACCGGATCTTCGTCTTCCGTGCCGAGAACGAGG CCCAGAGGAACGAGTGGTGCTCCACGCTGCAGAAGAAGGTGGCTGACCAGCGCCTGGGGGGCTCCCGGCCACGGCCCCCCAACACAGCGCACTGCCAGAAGTCGGGGACCCTGGAGCTGAAGGGCCAGAAGTCCAAGGTGTTCGCAGCCCTCAGCCTGCCAGAGATGTGGCTGTACAAGAGCGAGCAG ttcttcaagatGGGCATTGGCATCTGCGTGATCGAGATGCGTGGCTCCACCATCCGTGAGGCCAAGAACCGCAGCTTCGAGCTCATCACCCCCTCCAAGATATTCAG CTTTGTGGCAGAATCGGAGCGGGATAAGCGGGAGTGGATGGAGGCCCTGCAGGAGGCCATAGCCGAGATGCTCTATGACTACGAGGTGGCAGAAAAGATCTGGTCCAACAAAGCCAACAAGTACTGCGCAGACTGCCAGGCTCAGAACCCCGACTGGGCGTCCATCAACCTCTGCGTGGTCATCTGCAAGCAGTGCGCAG GACAGCACCGCAGCCTGGGCTCCAACATCTCCAAGGTGCAAAGCCTGAAGCTCGACACCAGCGTCTGGTCCAATGAAATCGTGCAG CTCTTCATCGTGCTGGGCAATGACCGAGCCAACCGATTTTGGGCTGCCCGCCTCCCCACCGCCGAGGCTCTCCACCCAGACGCCAGCGCTGAGCAGAGACGGGACTTCATCGCCCGCAAGTACCGGGACGGGCGGTACCGCCTGCCCCATCCCCATTACGCCACCCAGGAGGAAGTGCTCCAG GCGCTGTGTGCTGCGGTGGCAGCACCAGGCTTGCTCAAGACCGTCCTGCAGTTCTTCTCCTCTTCagaggctgggctggctgctgaCCCTGCAGCCTACGAGATGGCCCCAGGGGCTGACCTATGGTGGGATCTGGAGAGCAAAAGGCACAGGAATCATTCAG GGGAACCAGGTCCGGAGGGCGTCTACAACGAAATCACACAGCCGGTGACACACAGCGGGTACCTGCACCGGGCCACAGCTCCCCCCCGGCTCCCGGGCACCAAGAAGAGCAGAGAGG ACTTCCAGCGCGTCTGGTGCTCACTGGAGAAATCTCTGCTCTTCTTCGAGACGGAGAAATGCATCGAGCCCCTGGGCCACATCGAGAGTGGGGAGCTTCTCTCCCTGGgcgtgagcagagcccaggcacCCACAAACCCTGGCGCTACTGAGAG GTTTCGCTTCACCCTCGAGCTCTTCCTCACTGGGGAAAAAGTGCAGCACCTGGGGGCCGACAGTCCTGAGACACTGCAGGCATGGGCAAGCACCATTGGCAAG TGGTTCACTCCCGTGAGCTGTCACTGCCTGCTGGGCTACGAATTCCAGCGAGCGGGCCAACTGCGCTACAAGTGCATGCTCAACCCCGAGCGCTGGCAGCAAGCCTTCTTCATCCTGCAGAAAGCCCACCTCTTCATCTGCCCCGCCGAGGAGGACGGGGCCGAGGACAGCATCAACCTGcggcggctgcaggagctca GTCTGGTGCCCCCCGCAGATACGCTGGAGAagagggagatgctgctgctggtggagatGGGGAG GACGTTTTACCTGCAGGGCTTGTCGCGGGCGGACACGGCGGCGTGGTATGCTGACATCCAGGCagcggcggggggccggggcaaTGCGCTGCGGGACCAGCAGCTGAGCCGCGGGGACATCCCCATCATCGTGGACAGCTGCATCGCCTTCATCACGCAGTACG GGCTGCGCCACGAGGGGATTTACCGCAAGAACGGAGCCAAGTCCCGCATCAAGGTACTGATGGAGGAGTTCCGGCGGGACGCCCGCAACGTCAAACTGCGCATCAGCGACAACTTCATCGAGGACGTCACTGACGTGCTGAAGAGGTTCTTCCGTGAACTGGAGGACCCCGTCTTCACCCTGGAGCTGCACCCGCAGTGGAAGGAGGCTGCGA AGATCTCCTCCAAGCCGCAGCGCCTGGAGCGGTACAAGGAGCTCATCCATCGCCTGCCTCGACTGAACCGCAAGACCCTGGCCGCGCTGATCGGGCACCTCTACAG GGTGCAGAAATGCGCAGACCTCAACCAGATGACCACCAAGAACCTGTCGCTGCTCTTCGCACCCAGCCTCTTCCAGACCGATGGCAAAGGCGAGCACGAGGTGAAGGTGATGGAAGACCTCATTGACAACTACGTCAGCATCTTCGAT ATTGACGAGGACCAGGTGTCCCAGATGGAGCTGGAGAACAGTCTGATCACCACCTGGAAGGACACCCAG CTCTCACAGGCTGGGGACCTCATCATCGAGGTGTACCTGGAGCAGAAGCTGCCCGACTGCTGTGTCACCCTGAAG GTGTCCCCCACGATGACAGCGGAGGAGCTCACCAACCACGTGCTGGAGATGCGCAACGTGGCGACCAGCCTGGACATCTGGCTGACCTTCGAGGTCCTGGAGAATGGGGAGCTGG AGCGGCCCCTACACCCCAAGGagaaggtgctggagcaggcaTTGCAGTGGTGCAAGCTCCCAGAGCCCAGCGCCGCGTACCTGCTGGTGAGGAAGGTCCCCATCAGCGAGGCCAGCTGCCTCTTCACAG GTGCCAAGCGTGAGACCCCCAAGTGTGGGCTGCTGAAATGCCGCGAGGAGCCCCCCAAGCTGCTGGGGAGCAAGTTCCAGGAGCGCTACTTCGTCATCCGGGaccggcagctgctgctgctcaaggAGAAGAGG AGTGCCAAGCCGGAGCGTGAGTGGCCGCTGGACGCAGCCAAGGTTTACATGGGCATTAAGAAGAAGCTGAAGCCACCAGCGCA gtGGGGCTTCACACTGAGCCTggacaagcagcagct GTACCTGGTGTGCTCGGGGCAGGCTGAGCTGTGGGACTGGACCACCAGCATCCTTAAGGCTCAg CACGACGACCTGCGCCCCGTCATCATGCGCCGGCGCTCCTCCTCCGACCTCGCCAAGCAGAAATTCGGCACCATGCCCCTGGTGCCCCTGCACGGGGACAGCACCGACGCCACCATGCTCTCTGCCAACCAGACCCTG cccatgAAGGTGCACCAGGACTCcctggaggaggagcagcaggagaacGAGGTGGACGCCGAGCCCGTCTACGAGGAAGTGGGCAACTTCCCTGAGCTGGCGgcgctggagctggagcgggggctgctggcggACCCCTCGGCTGTGCCCCCTGTGGACAGGTCCAAGAAGCCGACCCCGGGCCCCGagcaccccccggccccggcatTACGCTCCTCGCTGCCCGCCAGCCCCGCGCAGAGGCTGCCGGGCCTACCCGTCACCAAAGCGCTGTCCCTCGAGTGGGGCCTGAACCTGGAGTGTGACGCGGCCCCGTCCTGCGGGCCCAGAGCCACCCACACGGCCTCTCTGGAGAGGAACGTGGAGCCCTCTGCGGCACCGGCTGGGGACCAGGAGCCGGTGGCCACgccagggagcagccccagctccgaGACCTCTGTGGGCGTCCCCAGGAAGAGGAGCATGCAGCTCTCCTCGTCCATCAACGAGAAGCTCATCCAGGAGCTCAGCAGCATCATCCTCAGGAAGAATGAGGGCCAGCCGCCAGCGACGGGGCCGGGCCAGCCGGTGACATGA